TTAAAAGAACTCCTCAAATTGCTTAGACTTCTTAGAGCCCTTACAGAGGAACATGCTTTGAGTTGTCCCATTGTATCACTCAATGATCTATACGAGAAGAAACATTAGGAGAGCATGGAGTGTGAGTGTTGAGAATGGACTCCTCTCTGAGGAGAAAACCTTGGTGATGTAGAATACTAACCTTAGAGTGCAGTGTCAGGGCTCCCCAAGGGACTTAAGCTGTCTTGGCTTGGCGTTTATTGTAGTGAGAAATTCTAGGTTTTCTTTGTAGAcacttaattttgtattttaataagatttttatGATTGAATCTTGTGCATGGGCCTTATAAGAACAAAATGAGTTAAGtcgaattttaaatttaaaaattaaattgaaatttcacTTTTTGAAATTTATGAGGATGTTGaattaagttatgttttattttaattctgtttgaatagatgtttaaaattttaattaggtttGAATTTCTATTTAAATCGAATTGGGGTCATTCTTATTTAAATCGATATGCTTTTCGAGATTCCAGCATGAGGATAGTTGGATATTTGGTCTTCGagcctttttcaaaattaaataaattttttttgattaattattgatttttaaataaataaaataaaaattttattttcaatttgatagttaattaatttgttttaggtCCAATAGCCAATTGTAGAGTTCAGAGTCCAATTTCAAGTAAAACCCAAATCAGTCAAAGTCAATAGTCCAAAGTTAGAGAAGCCCAAAGACCAATTGCAAGGCCCAATTTGGAGGAGTCCACAATGTTTGGAATTTGACTTAGGGTGGATGAATGGGGCATTTATCGCCTTAAATTATATGctatatattatctattatatttatatgtttgtttattatattattatttaaaaaaatcagaaaatgGATATAGTTAATTCCACCAATCATCCCCACACTACGACCCTTATTCTAAATTAGactttaaatatttcaattacaTTCCTAAACTATAGACATTATATGTCATGTAGCATCATCTAAAacgttaattttaaaaaacaaaatgaatattGTGAAAATGGATGttgtaaaaatatttgttttgaggttttcaaattttttacaaaaGCTTTATCGTTCACTCTTTTTTTCGGTttcactttatttttagtttttaaaagttatgtgacaatgttttatttttttaattttcattttaaattatattgtataaaatttaatgttttatttaatggttaaattaacaattttaataatggaaggacttaattgatataacatcgataatttgaaatgtaattaaaatgttttgaaatttaaggactaatttaaaataagGGTCATATTTTAAAATGCTTGGTgcaattaactcaaaataatatatataactcaaaagaaaatcaagatgaagaaCATCTAACTGGATAAGAAGctaatggcctattttcatctcTCCAACAATTTCTCCTTACATATTGACAAGCGTCGTTTTgcctatcaaaataaaataaacctcttcaaaaataaaataaataaataaaaaggtagaATAGTGGAAGAGGGTCGATCCACAGGGAGTTTAATGGAATTTTTGATTAAATTTCTTGTTCTCGACCTAGGAgctgaaatggaaaataaaaaaaaaggtgatttgagaagtaacaagaaaataaaataaacaagtaaaagtGCAAAGAAAGATGtattaaaataaaagcaataaaataaagaagatgaaaGATTAAGTTGAGTATAAGAGTCGCCTCGAGCTAGTTTCGTCAATTACCACGATCATCGAAAATAGATTTTTGCTCTGGGATTCATGTCGGTTGCAGTCTACGAGGCCCAACCCATTGTAACTTGTTTTTCTCTCATGTAACCGATCTTCCCAAGTCTATCTTCGAAAGTCGATTCTTAAGTAAATCTACCACGTTTATCGCCATCAAAATACTTAGGTTTAAAACAGGAAAAGCCCAACTCGGAAGTTGTCTTATCAAGAATCATTTCCGATCTCGTCTTTCCTTAGCGGACCGCCGCTAATAGTGTTCATAGGAAGTCGAAATGCCACAGGCCGATCCTTCCTCCCAACTGTAAAATTAAACGATTCTAGACCAACAGAtccttttttatttgaaaaacgtttaaaaattttagtaaggcCGATTGCCAAACTATCTAAGCAGAAAGACGAAAATGTATCCCGAAGGGATTTAAGCAATATTCAATTCTCACACGAGGAATTGATTTGTACTAGCTCTTGGCTTGAGAAAAATTAGCCAAACATGATATTGattatcatgcttaacatgttTTGATaatgtaaaaacataaaataaaataaagtaaagtagaaataaaacaaaggagaaaattttattaaaatgaaaacaaagtaGCAATAAGAACAAAAGACAAGAGATACTTAGCCTTACCCAAATGTGAGTTTTATAGGCTTCAAATTCCCAAATCAACAAGGAAAACTAATCAAAAAAAGATAAGATAATAtctataaaattatgaaaatgaaatccaAAATCCCCCAAATCACGTcaatagatcaagataagttgtttcCAGAATATTCCCCGTGTTGACTTCTGATTTGCCACGTCAGATCCGCGTTGTGCCCAGcgtcgtgcccacgactccagCCGTgacagaataaaaagaaaaaaaactgcaGATTACGTCTTTTTGTTGCCATTTCCAGTATTGGGTTCACTACacaagaaataaatcaaatacaaccaatTAAGTAGTGAAAAATTCACAAGACAAAGGAATTAACAAGCAAAAAGTGTCAAATATAAGGGTACATCAAATTCCCCCTCACTTGTCTCATACTTGCCCTCAAGTatgtttgaaataaattaatcaaaagcTTCATCATCTTTCTCCTAAACCGTTGCAAGTCTTAAACAAAGTTATGAGAGTTCAAGTGCACAAAAAATGACGTGaataaaacatgaataaaaacgAATAGGTGCAAGCAAGAACAATTATTCAACCTTACCATTGTCTATCAATTATCAATCAAATTCTAACCTAAGCTTAATTCTTACCAAGAtgcactcaaatcactcaaagtgtttcgGGTGTAGAAATCAAATTCACTCAAAGTCAAAATTTGAATAAGGGTTTCCATAGGCTTGTGGCAAGATCAATTCTCCACTACTTTAAAGAAATGAGATGCAAAAATCATTAGGACTTTTAATAAATggtgtaatggggcttaggtaaAGGTAGGGAATAAGGCTAAAATGAGGCTAAAGAAAGTCAAGACAAGAGTTTCCCAACAAGTAACTATATCATGTCCACAACCTTAGAAAACATAGGTAACAAGAATAAGCAAACTAAACAAAGGTAGCTATAATGAACAAATCAtcaaactttttttctttttttttttgaactttttttcttttcttttgtcttttctttctttttttttcttttttttgaattattttttcttttttttgtgtgctttttttctctctttttttttgttgaacATGATCTCACAACCTTAAACTTATGCTCTTTGTCTTGTCAAGGGTGGAAGAGAGGAATAAATGAAAAGGCTCGGGTTTAAAATCTTggtgaaaacaaagaaaacaggATTAGGCTTCAACTTGGTTCATTAAGGGAAAAGAAAGGGTAAATCTTAATGCCTAAATCATATTAATGCATCAAATTCCAATGTAATCTCAAAATGCATACAAGCCACAAGTTCTAGATTCCAAAGTCCAAATTGACACTCTCATGCAAGAAAAAAGAGCAtgaaaatataatcatacatgCTAAAGGCTCAAGTTCTCACAAAATGGGCTAATTAATTAAGCCAGGTGAGAAATTCAACTAACAACATCAAGACAAATTGTAAGGGTTGTCAAATTGGACTTACTCATATTATTCGATTATCAAGCATGCTAGAATTCAAGTATCTTTATGAACTAAAATAATCATAACATGCTTAGCGGCAAGCAATGGCAAAGGATTTGTTCTTCTAATCAATTCAAACAaacatatcatcaaacaaatatgaCAAGCAAGGCGAAATTAATGTCATCCTTTACCCTCCCCCTCACTTAATCGTATTGTCCCAATACGGAAAAATAAATGTAAAGTACATTTAAgaacaaagaaaagtaaaggaTACTCCCCGTGATCAATGACGACGGTAGCCACGGCTGAGGTAAAAGAAATAGAGTATTTCCGTGATGTTCTCTTCTAGGGCCTGGAGGGGTTTGAACAAacgacaaaaaaaatttaaaattgatgaaaagtaaacaaatGGGTTGCCTCCCATTTAGCGCTTCGTTTAACGTCGTTAAGCTCGACATTTTCCTGTCAGATTTTTGGCTCTTCCAACCCAATTTCTTCAATTAGTCCGATTGGTGTGCTCTCGAAGAAAGGTTTTAGCCGttgtccattaactttaaatCGTGCACCTGAGCTATCCTCAATTTCCACAGCTCCATGAGGAAAAACATTGATCACGGTAAATAGTCCGCTCTACTTGGACTTAAGTTTTCCtgcaaaaatttttaattttgagttaaatAGGAGAACTTTCTGCCCAACGgaaaatgatttaaatgaaatgCGCTTGTCATGAAATGCTTTTGTTCGCTCTTTTATTATTTTGTGCGCTATCGTAAGCGTTGCGGCGAATCTCCTCAAGCTCTTGGATATGAAGTTTCCGTGCTTCGCCAACAGCGTTCATCTCCATATTACATTCCTTCACCGCCCAAAATGCCCTATGCTCGAGTTCGACAGGCAAGTGGCAAGGTTTACCGAAAACAAGTCGGTAAGGTGACATCCCGATAGGTCCTTTGTAGGCCGTGCGATATGCCCATAACGCATCAACTAACTTCAAGCTCCAATCTTTTCGGTTTGGTTTAACGGTCTTCTCTAGGATTGACTTGATTTCTCGATTTGAAACCTCTGCTTGTCCGTTGGTTTGCGGATGATAAGCTGTTGCTATCCGCTGAGTCACGCCATATTTCTTCATCAAAGCTTCGACGACTCGGTTAACGAAATGTGTTCATCTGTCGCAAATGATCTCTCTCGGAGTTCCAAATCTTGAGAAAATAAAATCACGTAAAAAATTAGTTGCGGTTTTCGTATCATTTTCTCGGGTGGCTTTCACCTCTACCCATTTCGAAACGTAATCAACGGCcaaaataatgtataaatttcCAAATGATGAGGTAAATGGCCCCATATAATCGAGCCCCCACACAtcgaaaatttcacagatgtgTATAGGATTTAATGGCATCTCACTCCTTCGACTTAGATTTCCGACTCTTTGGCGCCTGTCACAtgctttgcaaaagttgtaagtGTCCCTAAACAAGGTTGGCCAATAAAATCAGCACTCAAGAATTTTGTGTACGGTTCGTTTAGGGCCAAAATGTCCACCGCAAGCATAGGAATGACAAAACTCAAGTATGGATTTTACCTCGCTATTACTTACGCATCGTCGTACTATTTGATCCAAGcaatttttccataaatatggatcaTCCCAAATGTAGTATCGAGACTCTCTTTTTATGCATTTGATCTCAGATTGAGATAGATTGTTCAGAAAATTTACCCGTAGCTAGAAAATTCGCCAAATCGGCGAACCATGGGAATGATGTGTGTGCTTCCATCAATGTTTCGTCTGGAAATTGTTCTCGTAGGGGAGGTTCGACTGGTGAAGTAGGTAAACGGCTTAGGTGGTCAGCTACTAAGTTTTCACTTCCCTTTTTATCCTTGATTTCAAGATCGAACTCCTGCAGTAAGAGAATCCATCGTATCAACCTCGGCTTTGCTTCTTTTTTGTTCATCAAGTATTTCAGCGCTGCATGAtctgaaaaaacaaaaattttagttcctAATAAATAAGAACGAAATTTTTCTAATGCAAAAATGACAGCAAAAAGCTCTTTTTCCGTTGTCGAGTAGTTGCGTTGAGCCGAGTCGAGAGTCCTAGAGGCATAGGCTATCACGTGTGGTCCTTCTTTACTCCTTTGACCGAGAACGGCTCCCACGCTAAGGTCAGATGCGTAACACATAATCTCAAATGGTAAAGTCCAATTTGGTGGTTGTACAATTGGTGCGGATATAAGCCTTCCCTTAAGCTCATCGAATGAATCTTTGCAAGATTGATCAAAAGTAAAATTCACGTCCTTTTGTAGTAATCGGCAAAGAGGTTGTGCCAACTTAGAGAAGTCCTTTATGAACCGTTGGTAGAAACCTGCATGGCCAAGAAAACTACGAATTTCCCTCACCGAAGTGGGGTATGGAAGTGAGCGGATTACATCAATCTTTCCCTTATCAACGGCAATTTCTTGGGCCAAAACCACATGACCGAGTACCAATCCTTTACTTACCATGAAATGGCATTTCTCGTAgtttaaaaccaatttaaattcAATGCATCGATTAAGAACATAAGAAAGATTGGAAAGGCATTGAGAGAATGAATTATCGTAAacagtaaaatcatccataaatacctctatTCCTCGCTCGATGTGATCGGAGAAAATGCTTAACATGCATCGTTGGAATGTGGTCGGAGCGTTGCAAAGACCGAAAGGCATTCTTCTATAGGCGAAAGTTCCGAAAGGGCAAGTGAATATTGTTTTTTCTTGGTCTTCAAGCGCCACCGGAACCTGAAAAAATCCAGAAAATCCATCAAGACAACAGTAATGTGTTTTTCCAGCAAGTCTTTCAACCATTTGATCAATAAATGGTATAGGAAAATGGTCCTGTCGGGTTTGTGAGTTGAGTTTcctataatcgatacacattctccaACCATTTTGTACTCTCTTCGCAATTATTTCTCCTTCGGCATTTTCGACCACTGTAATTCCAGTCTTCTTTGGCACAACATGGACCGAACTTAGCCACTTGCTATCAGAAATGGGGTAGATAATGTCAGCATCTAGCAACTTTTGAATCTTCTCCTTCACAACCTCCATCATTGGCGGGTTTAAATGTCACTGGCCTTCTCTCGTTGGTTTTGCGTTCTCCTCTGTtttaattttatgcatgcaagtGGGTGGACTTAAGCCTTGGATATCAGCTAATGTCCATCCAATTGCCTTTTTATAGGTGCGCAAAACAGCAATCAATTCTTCCTCTTCCTGTCGTGATAATTCACTTGAAATGATAATTGGCAAGGTTCGGTTATCGCCCAAAAATTCATATTTGAGATGCGATGGAAATTGCTTCAATTCTAGTTGTGGTGCTTGCAAAATTGAGGGAAGGGGTTTAGATGGAATTAATCGAGAATTAGAAATGGAGGAAAGAGTTGAAATGATTTCGTTTTCATCATTGAGATCCTCCACATCCCtacaaaaatcataaaacaaatcaGTTTCGATAAAATCATCGGCTAACGGATCTATaatctcaataaaatttaaacttacgATGGAATCAGGATACTTCATAGCTTTGTACACATCGAATTTAACCACTTTCCCGTCAAATTCCATGGTTAAGATGCCGTTACAGACATCGATCTTTGTATGCGCTGTTGACAAGAAAGGGCGTCCAAGCAAGATTTCTGATCCGTTGTTGCTGCGGTCATTTTCCATGTCAATAATGTAAAAATCAGCAGGGAAAATGAGATCATTTACCTTTACCAACACGTTTTCTAGTACCCCTTCGGGGTAGATAACTGACCGATCAGCTAATTGAACCGTCACTCGCATCTCTTTTAATGGTTCTGTTGAAATTTTGTTGTAGACGCTTAGCGGTATGACATTAATAGATGCACCTAGATCACATATTGCCCTTTTTATTCCGACTTTTCCTATTTTGCACGGAATTGCAAACATCCCTTGGTCCTTATATTTCTGTGGTAGGCGTCTTTGAAAAATGGCCGAAATATTCTCGTTGAGGTTAACTCTTTCATTGCCGGATAACTGCCTCTGATTTGTGCATAAGTCTTTCAAAAACTTCGTATATTTTGGCACCTTCAGAATGACATCAAGAAGTGGAATATTGATTTCCACTTTTTTGAATATATCCAAAATTTCCTTCTCTTCTTCCTTTTTGTCACGCCTTGCAAGCTTTTCTGGAAAGGGAGGAGGAGTCTCGTAAGTAGAAAAAGAATGACTAGGAATCACGTTACCTGAGGTAGGCGAGGATTTTTCTTCTTGACTCTTCAAAGAAGTGTCTTTTTTGTCTTTCTCGATTTTTTCGGGCTCCTTTGTCGGCTCTGGTGAAATTACGGTACCACTTCGTAAAGTAATCGCGCTCACATTTTCTCTCGGATTTGTTTCAGTTTGAGAGGGCAATCGTCCTTGAGACTCTAGGCGACCAACGGTTTGGGCTAGTTGGCTTATTTGTTTGTCAATTTCTTGGAGATGAGATTGTGTTTGAGTTTGGAATTTCTCTTGTGAAATGGCCAACTTTTCAACAATCGTCTCAAGAGAGGTTTTTTTTGGTGATTGATTTGGAAAGGGAGGTGGTCTCGGTTGgtaattttagtttttgtttccATAGCTCATATTTGGATGATCTCTCCAACCGGGATTGAAAGTGTTACCGTAGGGATTGTATGGCCTTTGAGGAGGTCTTGGGAAATTATTTATGGCATTGACTTGGGCGCCCGTCTCATCTTGTAGCATTGGACATGAATCGGTTGGGTGGTTCGGCATCGTGCAGATTCCACAAACCTTCGCGGCTCCTATCTTACCTGTGACAAGAGAATTGACAATATCAGTCAATTTgtctattttattttacaaagaaACGGTACTTACTTCGTGAACCCGTCGGCTAGGTTCACTTGAAGAGCCGAACTGTTGCGAGTTTGCGGCCATAGTAGAGATTAGAGTTCTAGCATTTTCTGGCGTCATATTGACGAGTACGCCACCACTTGCAGCATCCACCATCTTTTTTTCCATTAGAAGCATCCCTTCATAGAGATACTGAAGAAGGGTCTGCTCGGATAGGCCATGCTGCGGGCAACTTGCGCATAACTTTTTGAACCTCTCCCAGTAGTCGTAGAGAGATTCATCGCTCCTTTGCTGGATTCTCAAAATGCTTCGCCTAAGCTCGCTCGCCTTTGCCGCTGGAAAATACCTATCAAGGAAAACACGAGATAGTTCAGCCCATATGGTTATTGAGTTAGGCGGAaggtaaaataaccattccttagCCATTCCggctaaagaaaaaggaaatgccCTTAGTTTGATTTGGTCTTCTGAGACTCCTTGCGGCTTCATGCTATTACACACCATGTGGAATTCGGCGAGATGTTTATGTGGGCTTT
This window of the Gossypium hirsutum isolate 1008001.06 chromosome A09, Gossypium_hirsutum_v2.1, whole genome shotgun sequence genome carries:
- the LOC107889870 gene encoding uncharacterized protein, with amino-acid sequence MTRRNPGTLVQYNPKIEASARRNHGQTLRRKKQQEQRERQSNLESTSTTPPREPEQTPNERPSPNTTNPITNPTFKPEQMANQTIRELAAAPAVQPLCITFPQGTTPFQLKTGLIHLFPTFNGLPSESPHKHLAEFHMVCNSMKPQGVSEDQIKLRAFPFSLAGMAKEWLFYLPPNSITIWAELSRVFLDRYFPAAKASELRRSILRIQQRSDESLYDYWERFKKLCASCPQHGLSEQTLLQYLYEGMLLMEKKMVDAASGGVLVNMTPENARTLISTMAANSQQFGSSSKIGAAKVCGICTMPNHPTDSCPMLQDETGAQVNAINNFPRPPQRPYNPYEKFQTQTQSHLQEIDKQISQLAQTVGRLESQGRLPSQTETNPRENVSAITLRSGTVISPEPTKEPEKIEKDKKDTSLKSQEEKSSPTSGNVIPSHSFSTYETPPPFPEKLARRDKKEEEKEILDIFKKVEINIPLLDVILKVPKYTKFLKDLCTNQRQLSGNERVNLNENISAIFQRRLPQKYKDQGMFAIPCKIGKVGIKRAICDLGASINVIPLSVYNKISTEPLKEMRVTVQLADRSVIYPEGVLENVLVKVNDLIFPADFYIIDMENDRSNNGSEILLGRPFLSTAHTKIDVCNGILTMEFDGKVVKFDVYKAMKYPDSIVSLNFIEIIDPLADDFIETDLFYDFCRDVEDLNDENEIISTLSSISNSRLIPSKPLPSILQAPQLELKQFPSHLKYEFLGDNRTLPIIISSELSRQEEEELIAVLRTYKKAIGWTLADIQGLSPPTCMHKIKTEENAKPTREGQ